CAGGTGTTGGTGTTGTTTTCAACTGGGAAAAATTAAGTCCGTACGAACAAAACTAAACCCTACTTATGAACATATTAAAAACGAATTTCGGACAATTAAAAGATCAAGATATTGCGTTGTTTACATTATCAAACACCAATGGTGTTGAAGTTAAAATAACCAATTACGGCGCGACAATTACTTCAATAAAAGTGCCTGGAGCTAACGGAAACATTGAAACCATCACTTGTGGATTTGATACTTTAGAGAGTTATTTTTCTGAAGCTTACAAAAACAATTCGCCTTATTTTGGAGGTACTGTTGGACGTTATTGCTCACAAATAAAAAATGCCGAGTTTTCCTTAAACGGAAAAACATTTCAGTTGGCAAAAAACGCAGGCGATAATAATTTACACGGTGGTGTTGAAGGTTTCGATAAAAAAATATGGGAAGCGTCCTTAGTCGATTCTAAAGATGCTTCAGCCATTAAAATGACTTTGTTAAGTCAAGATTTAGAAGAAGGGTTTCCGGGGAATGTGGAGGTTTCAGTAAGCTTTACACTCAATAACAATAACGAATTAACCATTCAGTATGAAGGAGCGCCAGATCAAGACACACCTTTGTCGTTAACCAATCATACCTATTTTAACTTATCTGGTTTTTCAGAAAATATAGAAAATCATATTGCCAAAGTGTTTAGCGATAAACGCTTAGCAACCGATGAAACTGGAGCTGCTACAGGCGAGATTTTAAATGTTGAAGGTGAAGCCGACGATTTAAGAGAAGGAAAAATGATTGGCGATGTGCATAAACAAATGAACGATGGTTTCGAGCATTTCTACATTTTTGATGCCGATGACTCTAAGTTAAAGCACACGGCATCTATAACAGATCCAAATACAAAAAGACGTTTAGATGTGTACACCACAGAGCCTTGTATGCTATTGTACACGGGCAAATACACATCAGACGACTTGCAACGTGAAAACGGTCAGAAATTTGGAAAATACCGCGGATTTTGTTGCGAAACACACCGCTATCCAAACGGACCAAACATTGAGGGGGCTCCAAAGTCTGTAACCAAGGCTGGCGACACCTTTAAAAGTACCACCATTTTTAAATTTGGTTGGTAGAAAACCCAAACCAATTAAACCATTAACTTAATAAATTAAACTATGGGAATTTTATTAGCGATTACCGCGGGCATTATGCTCGGCTTTTGGGCCATGCCCGAAAAATACATAAAAAACTATGCCTTCGAAAATGCATGGGGTTTATGTTACTTATTTATGTTATGGGTGATACCCTTTGTGGTAGCCTTTTCTATGATTAATAACTTTAGTCAGGTTCTAGCCGATGTAGGAGCTCCAGTACTCCTAAAAATGTTAATACCAGGATTCTTATGGGGTGTAGGTATGATGCTTTGGGGAAAGGCCATCAACTATATCGGGATGTCATTAGGTTTTTCCATTTTTATAGGCACTATTATCGTTGTAGGTTCCTTATTACCTTGGGGACTATCTGGTCTTCCGGAGTTAGAAACGGGAGGTATTAATAGAGCGAAAATTATAACCATTTTAGTTGGCATCCTCATCATTTTTACGGGAATCATGTTAAATGGTAGAGCAGGGATATTGCGTTCGGCTAAAGAGAATACCGATGGTGAAAAAACTTATGATGGTTCCATGCTTACAGGTATCATCATAGCCATAATTGGTGGTGTTTTATGTACTGGTTTTAATGTGGCTTTAGAAATTACACACGAAGGTGAAGTGGCTAAAAATATTATTAGTGAGATGGTGGTAGCCCAAGGCAATGCGGCTTGGTTAACGTCTGTAGCTTCTATGTTTATCGTGTATGTATCGGGTGGTGTTTTTGTGGTGCCTTACTTCGTTATAATGTTAAGCAAAAAGAAACTGTGGGGAAGTTTTAAAGTGCCAGAAGCTGGAAAAAACATCAGTTTAACCGGACTTATGGCAGCCTTAAATTTTGCAGCCTCAATCGTATTTGCTTATTCTTCCTTTGTTTTAGGTAGTGAAGGAGGGTCTATTGGTTATGCTATTTTCAATACCTTGTCGGTAGTAACAGCAGTAACCGCAGGGGTATTTGCTCACGAATGGAAAGGGGCGCCGGTAAAAGCAAAATCAGCTTTATATTTGGGATTAGCAGCCATGATAATTGGTGTATTAATCATCGCTTTTTTATAAAATTAAAAACTATATATTAAAATGAGACATAAAATAAATTTAACCGTATTAGCTTTAATACTTATGATGAGTGCTTGTAATCAGAAACCTGAGAACCCTCAAAAGGCTGAAGAAACCAAAACAACAGACTCAACGCCAACAGAGGCGCAAATTGACTTTTTAGGAATCACCGATCCCAATCACCTTAGTGCTGCTTCAAAAAGAGCTTTACAATGGCCAACCGATTTAGGCAATGAATGGTTTATTGAGTTTTCACAACTTCAACCTTTAAAGGGAGATTTAGCATATGAAGAAGGTGTCGTACGTCGTGATCCAAGTGCGATGATTAAGCATGACGGGAAATACTATGTTTGGTATTCAAAATCTACAGGAAAAACAGATGGTTTTGCTGGCGATATTGAAAATGATAAAGTATTCCCATGGGATCGATGCGATATTTGGTATGCCACTTCAGAAGATGGTTGGACATGGAAAGAAGAAGGTATGGCAGTGCCAAGAGGTGAGAAAGGTAGTTACGACGACCGTTCGGTATTTACTGTAGAAATTATGGAACACGATGGTATGTACTACTTATGTTACCAGACCGTGAAGTCACCTTACAATGTGCGTGTTAAAAATCAAGTAGGTTTAGCTTGGTCGAATTCACCAAATGGACCTTGGACCAAAAGTGAAGAACCTATTTTAAGTCCAGCAGATAATGGGGTTTGGAAAGGAACTGAGCAAAACAGGTTTTTAGTAGAGAAAAAAGGAGATTTCGATAGTCATAAAGTACACGATCCTTGTATTATTCCTTACAAAGGGAAATTCTACTTGTATTATAAAGGAGAACAAATGGGTGAAGCTATTACTTTTGGCGGACGTCAAATTCGTCATGGTGTGGCTATTGCCGATAACCCTAAAGGGCCTTACGTGAAATCACCGTATAACCCAATTAGTAATAGTGGTCATGAAATTTGTGTATGGCCGTACAATGGTGGTATTGCTTCATTAATTACTACTGATGGTCCTGAGAAAAATACCATTCAATGGGCGGAAGATGGTATAAACTTCGAAATTATGTCGGTTATTCCAGGAGTTAATGCTCACGCCATTGGATTAAATAGAACGGCAGAAATAGAAAAGGAACCAACTGAAATTTTACGTTGGGGCTTATCTCATATTTATAATTCTTACGATTATCAAAGTATTATGCGTTTTGAGTCGCATAGAAAAACAACTCATGTTGCCAAAGGTGAAAGTAACTAGCGGGAATAATTTTATATTTGTTATTTTTTACTTTGTGAGGGCCTTCTAATTTTTTAGAAGGCTTTTTTTTTGCCTAATATTTAGGTTAATCCAGCTTCAAATGGCTAGATAAAATGCCTCAAAATTACAAAATATTAAATAATATGTTATGGTATGTCTAGTTTCTATTTGTTAATAAAATAGTATTTAAATTTTGTAATATGAAATTAAAAGTGTTCATTTTTGCGACATTGATAAAATTGCTTGTTTTTTAGCTTGCATGGTCTTCTTTTTTAGAATAATTTAACGTTTAATAGGTGTCAATAGTTAAAGAAATGTGAAAATAAGCCGAATTACCCCCTATATTTTTATGGATTTTCACTTACAAAATCTGTACAAAGGGAAAAAATATTAATTTTAATCGACTAAAAATCAGTGTATTTTAAGTTTGTCTAGTTTTAATCGAGTCTCAATTTTGTGTGTCGCTTAATGGTATTTATAAATTAGCGATTGTTAACCTAAAGGTGTTAATCTATGTTTAATAGTTGTCTACATTTTAAGGAATAACTAAAACTAACTATTTCTAATTATTTAAGTATGAAACAAAAATTGAAATTATGGAGGAGCAAATTTTTATTGGTTTGTTCTTTTCTATTGCTAACGATTACAAATGCTTATGCACAAAACACCGTTGGAGGTGCAGTTGTGGATGAAAACGGTATTCCGTTGCCGGGAGTTGCAATTGTAATAAAAGGAACAACGGTTGGAACAGTAACAGACTTTGATGGTGCGTTTTCTATAGACGCAAGTTCAGGGAGCACCTTAGTCTTTACTTTTTTGGGTTATCAAACTCAAGAAGTGGTAATCACAGATAAGAGAAGATATAATATTTCTTTACAAGAAGATCTTCAAAGTCTTGAGGAAGTAGTGGTAGTAGGTTACGGAACTCAAAAGAAGAAGGAAGTCACTGGTGCCGTTGGAATGGTAGACTCAGAAATTATTGCTAAGGCTCCTGTGGCCGATTTAGGAGAGTCGATTCAAGGGCAAATAGCTGGGGTAAATGTACAATCAAGTAGTGGACGTCCAGGGGAATCTGCAAATATCCAAATTAGAGGTTTGGGATCTGTGAGTTCTGGTGGTTTAGGTCCATTATATGTTGTAGATGGTGTTCCTTATGAAGGGAATCCAAACATTCCAACCGAACAAATTGAAAAGGTTGACATTCTTAAAGATGGTGCTGCAGCGGCCGTTTATGGTACACGTGCTTCTAACGGTGTAATCCTTATTACGACTAAAAAAGGTTCAAAAGGAACGTTTAACGTAAACTTTAGTACGTATGGTGGGGTGCAAAACATCACATCTGGTACACCATTAATGAATACCAATCACCAATTATATGCCGAAGAAGTGATGTTGGAAGCCTTAGGGAGAGATCCTCTTGTGTTTTTCTTTAATCCCGATGCCTTAGATTATGATACGGATTTTGTGGGTGATGTACAAAATAATAATGCTGGTATTCAAAATTACAATCTAGGCGTTTCTGGAGGTTCTGAAAACTTAACCTTGAATTTGAGTGCTAATTACTTTAATCAAGAAGGTGTTTTAATTAATTCTGGTTTCGATCGTTTAAGTACCCGTTTAACTGGAGAGTTTACTAAAGGTAAATTTAGAGCTTTTGCCAGTATAGGTTTAACTAAAGAAAACAGACAGCAAGAACCTTGGGCGCTTTACGAATATGCGATTGCGCAAAGACCATGGCAGCCAGGTATCGATCAATTGCAAAGCAATGGTGAAAACAGTGTTGAAATTCCGGTACGTAATGCTATTTTATATAGCTACTTATCTAGAGAACTTGAAAATGAAGATGATCGTGTAACGAACAGTTCAAATGTTGCGGTTAATTTAGAATATGAATTTTTAGATGGTTTAAGCTACCAAATTAACCTAGGTAGAAATACTTGGGATTACCGTCGTAAGTTTTTTAGACCACAATATTTAGTGTATGATTATCAGGGGGATTACAATCCAACAGCTTCTAGAGAGGATGCGATCTTAAATGAAGATTTTACTTTCACTGAACGTATGGTTATCGAAAACTTATTTAAGTACAATAAGAGTTTTGGAAAGCATAACTTTAACTTGTTAGGGGTGCTTTCTTATGAGACGTTTAAGTCTAAACAATTAAGTACTGGAGTTATCGGACTATTAAGTAATGACACTCCAGTATTAGGAGCAGGCGTTGAAGCTATAAAGCCATCAAGTTACGATAGAGTTAACAATCTTTCAGGTAAATTAGTTCGTTTGCAGTATAATTATGATGAGCGCTATTTATTCTCTGCAAGTTATAGACGTGATGGTTCTTCTAACTTTGGAGAAGAAAATCGTTATGGTGACTTTTTTGGACTTTCTGCAGGTTGGAACGTAAGCGAAGAAGAGTTTTTTAATGTCGATGCGATTTCTAATTTAAAACTTAGAGCGAGTTGGGCTGAAGTAGGAAACCAAAACATTCCAGCTTATGCTTATGCACCTCAAGTAGAAAGTGGTATAAATTATCCTTTTGGTCCTAATGAAGAAATGGATTCAGGAGCAATTCAACGTCGTTTTGCCGATCCAAACATTAAATGGGAAACAAGTATTTCTAAAAATATTGGTTTAGACTTAAGTTTATTTAAAAATCGTTTAAATTTTACAGCCGATTTTTATGAAACCAATAAGGAAGACATGCTTATTCAAGAACGTTTGGCACCTTCTTCAGGTACTTGGCATCCAAGAGCATCAGGAGTATACGATGTACGTGTAACTAATGCCGGTAACATGGTTAACCGTGGGGTTGAATTAGCCTTAAATTTTAAAGGAGTGACTTCTGGTGGACTAACATATAACTTAGCAGGAACGTTTACAAAAAACAAGAATGAGGTGACTAACCTTAACGGTGTAGAACGCGGTTACGGCAATGGTCGCCCAGTGGTTTCTTTAGGTGAAAACATTGATTATACAACTTTCTTAGCCAAAGGTTACGAAGCTGGTGCCTTCTTTTTAGTGCAACATGATGGAATTATTAAAACTCAAGACCAGTTGGATGAATACAAGAAAATTGATCCTAGTGCACAACTTGGTGATGCCATGTATATCGATGAAGATGGAAATGGTGTAATCGACGATAACGATCGTGTTTATGCAGGTTCTGGTCAAGCCGATTTTGAAGCTGGATTTAACTTAAATCTTGAATATAAAGGTTTCGATTTTTATGCGCAAACTTACTATTCGCATGGTGCCGAAATCTTTAATGGTGCACGTTTATACGGTTATACTCAAGGAAGACATGAAGAGCAGTATTACCAGTGGACACCACAAAATTCAAATTCAGATGTTGCGACGTTCAGACAAAGTGCTTACCACAATAACGTAAGAGCAAGATCGGATTACTTCTTAGAAGATGGAACTTATTTAAGAATTAGAAACTTAACTTTAGGTTATACAATTCCTTTAGTGGATACATCTATTCTTAACCGAGCCAGAGTTTACTTTACTGCCATGAACCCTTTCACCTTTACCGAATATACAGGTTACGATCCTGAAGTTGGAGGTGACGGAATATTTACACGAGGTGTAGATCGAGGTAATTACCCAGTAGCACGAAGATTTATCCTAGGTGTACAATTTAATTTCTAAACCCGAAAAGCAGTTAAAAACATGAAAAATAAAATTAATTTATATATACTGATACCTCTAGCAAGTTTATTTTTGCTTGTAGGCTGTGATGAAGAATCTTTTTTAGATCAAGAAAACCCTAATACCATTACAACCGATACGTTTTGGAATACGTCTAACCAATTTCAAACCGCATTAACTACGGTATATGGTGCACTGCAGTTTCAAAGCGTCAGTGGTGGGGGCTTAATTTATGAAATGGCCATGGCCGATATTGGAGGAACCGAATCTTGGTACAGACCATTTGCCTTCAGAAACTTAACTTTTAACGATGGTTTCTACTATGTTACCGATAAGTGGAACGAATTATACATTGGAATCTTTAGAGCTAATCAAGTTATTCAAAATTTACAAACAACTGAAGCAAGTTTTGAAACAGGAGAGCGCGAAAGTATAGAAGCACAAGCTCGTTTTTTAAGAGCTTTCTATTACTTTCAGTTAGCCCATACTTATGGTGGAGCCGTAATTAGAAACAATGTTCCTGAGACTCGTGAGGATTTTGATGTACCGTTTAGTTCTAAAGACGAGGTGACCAATTCTATGATTATCCCAGATTTAGAATATGCAGTATCTAAATTACCATTAAGATGGAGTTCAGAAAATATTGGACGTATTACTCAAGGCGCAGCAAAGAGTTTACTAGGGAAGGTGTATTTATACGACGAAGATTTCGCGAAAGCAGCAACGTTGTTTAAAGAAGTTATCGATTCTGGTGTATACGATTTAACACCAGATATCATGGATAATTTTACTGAACAAAATGAATTTAATGAAGAGTCTATTTTTGAAGTGGCTTACAATTCTGATGTTAACCCAGGAGCTAATGGAAATATTGTAGATGATAATGTTAATGAATCTGGTGCAGAAGCTACATCATTGGCAACTGCCTTTGGACAGTTAAACTTTGGAGCATATAATACTTTACTTCCAAGTTATTATTTACATGAATTGTATGCAAATGATGAGGTAGATCCTACTAATAACATTAATAATGGAAACCAACAATCTAAAAGGTTAAGTGCTAGTATCGCGCCAATAAATGGCGAAACCGACTACTACCAATTACCTATTGGTGAGCGTGGAGGTTGGGCCTTCGGTCAAAGTGCTTACATTAAAAAACACACGAATTGGTACCATTGGAAACAAGAAGATGCGAATAGTCGTTCTGGAATTAATTTCCGCCATATTCGTTTAGCCGATGTTTATTTAATGTATGCCGAGGCTGTTTTAGAAAGCGCTAATAATTCTGCAGAAGCCATAAAATATATCGATATGGTTCGTGCAAGAGCAGGTGTTAAAACCCTTACTCAGTACATGAATGACAATGGCGGTATGTTTCCACAGTTACACATCAGTAAACAAGTGCATGGTACACAGCCTTTAGTGCCTGCTACTCCAGATAATGTATTAACACACATTCGAAAAGTAGAACGCCCGTTAGAATTAGCTTTTGAAGGGCATCGTTGGAAAGATCTTGTGCGTTGGGGAATAGTTAAAGAAGTGTTCGATGACTTACGTGCCGATGAAGTTTGGAGAGAAAATAACAAAGATATTTTAGAAATCTCGGGCAATGGTGTAGCACCACTGTTTATTAAAGAACGTGTGCGTCCAGATTTTAACCTGTCTAGCGTGAACTACCAATCTGCAACACACGATTATTTGCCAATTCCGGTTACCGAGCAGCAAACCAACGGAGCGTTAAACAACTAAAAAAAGAAAAGCAATGAAAATCTATAAAAATA
This genomic interval from Tamlana carrageenivorans contains the following:
- a CDS encoding aldose epimerase family protein codes for the protein MNILKTNFGQLKDQDIALFTLSNTNGVEVKITNYGATITSIKVPGANGNIETITCGFDTLESYFSEAYKNNSPYFGGTVGRYCSQIKNAEFSLNGKTFQLAKNAGDNNLHGGVEGFDKKIWEASLVDSKDASAIKMTLLSQDLEEGFPGNVEVSVSFTLNNNNELTIQYEGAPDQDTPLSLTNHTYFNLSGFSENIENHIAKVFSDKRLATDETGAATGEILNVEGEADDLREGKMIGDVHKQMNDGFEHFYIFDADDSKLKHTASITDPNTKRRLDVYTTEPCMLLYTGKYTSDDLQRENGQKFGKYRGFCCETHRYPNGPNIEGAPKSVTKAGDTFKSTTIFKFGW
- a CDS encoding L-rhamnose/proton symporter RhaT; its protein translation is MGILLAITAGIMLGFWAMPEKYIKNYAFENAWGLCYLFMLWVIPFVVAFSMINNFSQVLADVGAPVLLKMLIPGFLWGVGMMLWGKAINYIGMSLGFSIFIGTIIVVGSLLPWGLSGLPELETGGINRAKIITILVGILIIFTGIMLNGRAGILRSAKENTDGEKTYDGSMLTGIIIAIIGGVLCTGFNVALEITHEGEVAKNIISEMVVAQGNAAWLTSVASMFIVYVSGGVFVVPYFVIMLSKKKLWGSFKVPEAGKNISLTGLMAALNFAASIVFAYSSFVLGSEGGSIGYAIFNTLSVVTAVTAGVFAHEWKGAPVKAKSALYLGLAAMIIGVLIIAFL
- a CDS encoding glycoside hydrolase family 117 protein, whose protein sequence is MRHKINLTVLALILMMSACNQKPENPQKAEETKTTDSTPTEAQIDFLGITDPNHLSAASKRALQWPTDLGNEWFIEFSQLQPLKGDLAYEEGVVRRDPSAMIKHDGKYYVWYSKSTGKTDGFAGDIENDKVFPWDRCDIWYATSEDGWTWKEEGMAVPRGEKGSYDDRSVFTVEIMEHDGMYYLCYQTVKSPYNVRVKNQVGLAWSNSPNGPWTKSEEPILSPADNGVWKGTEQNRFLVEKKGDFDSHKVHDPCIIPYKGKFYLYYKGEQMGEAITFGGRQIRHGVAIADNPKGPYVKSPYNPISNSGHEICVWPYNGGIASLITTDGPEKNTIQWAEDGINFEIMSVIPGVNAHAIGLNRTAEIEKEPTEILRWGLSHIYNSYDYQSIMRFESHRKTTHVAKGESN
- a CDS encoding SusC/RagA family TonB-linked outer membrane protein; protein product: MKQKLKLWRSKFLLVCSFLLLTITNAYAQNTVGGAVVDENGIPLPGVAIVIKGTTVGTVTDFDGAFSIDASSGSTLVFTFLGYQTQEVVITDKRRYNISLQEDLQSLEEVVVVGYGTQKKKEVTGAVGMVDSEIIAKAPVADLGESIQGQIAGVNVQSSSGRPGESANIQIRGLGSVSSGGLGPLYVVDGVPYEGNPNIPTEQIEKVDILKDGAAAAVYGTRASNGVILITTKKGSKGTFNVNFSTYGGVQNITSGTPLMNTNHQLYAEEVMLEALGRDPLVFFFNPDALDYDTDFVGDVQNNNAGIQNYNLGVSGGSENLTLNLSANYFNQEGVLINSGFDRLSTRLTGEFTKGKFRAFASIGLTKENRQQEPWALYEYAIAQRPWQPGIDQLQSNGENSVEIPVRNAILYSYLSRELENEDDRVTNSSNVAVNLEYEFLDGLSYQINLGRNTWDYRRKFFRPQYLVYDYQGDYNPTASREDAILNEDFTFTERMVIENLFKYNKSFGKHNFNLLGVLSYETFKSKQLSTGVIGLLSNDTPVLGAGVEAIKPSSYDRVNNLSGKLVRLQYNYDERYLFSASYRRDGSSNFGEENRYGDFFGLSAGWNVSEEEFFNVDAISNLKLRASWAEVGNQNIPAYAYAPQVESGINYPFGPNEEMDSGAIQRRFADPNIKWETSISKNIGLDLSLFKNRLNFTADFYETNKEDMLIQERLAPSSGTWHPRASGVYDVRVTNAGNMVNRGVELALNFKGVTSGGLTYNLAGTFTKNKNEVTNLNGVERGYGNGRPVVSLGENIDYTTFLAKGYEAGAFFLVQHDGIIKTQDQLDEYKKIDPSAQLGDAMYIDEDGNGVIDDNDRVYAGSGQADFEAGFNLNLEYKGFDFYAQTYYSHGAEIFNGARLYGYTQGRHEEQYYQWTPQNSNSDVATFRQSAYHNNVRARSDYFLEDGTYLRIRNLTLGYTIPLVDTSILNRARVYFTAMNPFTFTEYTGYDPEVGGDGIFTRGVDRGNYPVARRFILGVQFNF
- a CDS encoding RagB/SusD family nutrient uptake outer membrane protein yields the protein MKNKINLYILIPLASLFLLVGCDEESFLDQENPNTITTDTFWNTSNQFQTALTTVYGALQFQSVSGGGLIYEMAMADIGGTESWYRPFAFRNLTFNDGFYYVTDKWNELYIGIFRANQVIQNLQTTEASFETGERESIEAQARFLRAFYYFQLAHTYGGAVIRNNVPETREDFDVPFSSKDEVTNSMIIPDLEYAVSKLPLRWSSENIGRITQGAAKSLLGKVYLYDEDFAKAATLFKEVIDSGVYDLTPDIMDNFTEQNEFNEESIFEVAYNSDVNPGANGNIVDDNVNESGAEATSLATAFGQLNFGAYNTLLPSYYLHELYANDEVDPTNNINNGNQQSKRLSASIAPINGETDYYQLPIGERGGWAFGQSAYIKKHTNWYHWKQEDANSRSGINFRHIRLADVYLMYAEAVLESANNSAEAIKYIDMVRARAGVKTLTQYMNDNGGMFPQLHISKQVHGTQPLVPATPDNVLTHIRKVERPLELAFEGHRWKDLVRWGIVKEVFDDLRADEVWRENNKDILEISGNGVAPLFIKERVRPDFNLSSVNYQSATHDYLPIPVTEQQTNGALNN